A genomic window from Thermodesulfitimonas autotrophica includes:
- a CDS encoding metallophosphoesterase family protein — MRLLFVTDTHLRGVAPRNRTDDFVATLKAKLGEVAALAAEHRVFAVLHGGDLFDVPVPGLGVVGEFASILRQIEAPLFIVPGNHDLHGQNPETLMRTLLGFLGRWGVVRLLDKSPVYLDDGNVRVQLTGAPYHFAIDDGGGDYIVKKQNCDVAIHVCHGALLDRSFGPMVKYTLIDDIAARTQADYTLCGHYHLGYQDVCRDGRWFLNPGALVRLSASPGELSRWPAVVLIRLEGTGARHETIRLKSARPGDEVLDRGAIEDAAFRARKRQEFLQTVRQIAEPSAFTRSDPEAILSRVLAGMKERPEFAAVQAEVMKLWAEVREEAGKGCVSSV; from the coding sequence ATGCGGCTCCTTTTTGTTACCGACACCCACCTGCGGGGGGTGGCGCCCCGCAACCGGACGGATGACTTCGTAGCCACGCTCAAGGCGAAGCTAGGCGAGGTGGCGGCACTCGCGGCCGAGCACCGCGTTTTCGCGGTGCTTCACGGCGGCGACCTCTTCGACGTGCCCGTTCCCGGCTTGGGCGTGGTAGGGGAGTTCGCGAGCATTTTGCGGCAAATCGAAGCGCCGCTTTTTATCGTTCCGGGCAACCACGACCTCCACGGGCAGAACCCCGAGACGCTGATGCGCACGCTGCTCGGTTTTTTGGGGCGCTGGGGGGTGGTCCGGTTACTCGATAAGAGCCCGGTATACCTTGACGACGGCAACGTTCGGGTTCAGCTAACCGGTGCCCCTTACCACTTTGCCATTGACGACGGCGGCGGCGACTATATCGTTAAAAAACAAAATTGCGACGTGGCCATCCACGTCTGCCACGGCGCCCTGCTCGACCGGAGCTTCGGGCCGATGGTGAAGTACACCCTGATCGACGACATCGCGGCGCGGACGCAAGCCGACTACACCCTTTGCGGGCATTACCACTTAGGTTACCAGGACGTTTGCCGGGATGGCCGGTGGTTCCTTAACCCCGGTGCGCTCGTCCGGCTTTCCGCAAGTCCCGGGGAGCTGAGCCGCTGGCCCGCCGTGGTCCTCATCCGGTTGGAGGGAACCGGGGCGCGGCACGAAACGATAAGGCTTAAAAGCGCCCGTCCCGGTGATGAGGTGCTCGACCGCGGCGCCATTGAGGACGCGGCCTTCCGGGCGCGGAAGCGCCAGGAGTTTCTCCAGACGGTGCGGCAGATCGCTGAGCCAAGCGCCTTTACCCGGAGCGATCCCGAAGCGATTCTCTCCCGGGTGTTGGCGGGGATGAAGGAAAGGCCGGAGTTTGCGGCGGTGCAGGCGGAGGTCATGAAGCTCTGGGCTGAGGTCCGCGAGGAGGCGGGTAAGGGTTGCGTCTCAAGCGTTTGA
- a CDS encoding ATP-binding protein, with translation MRLIGITDQHRAKVATRERPFRLSEFLVVEEEAAPVLVEVVATQAVNPLLPDTGRGPGLIDEATLGTLQALGYNPQGETFYLAEVRATAELSCPLSVGARVRPASFADVRELLLPRETANAALLGVVRGTEGYALPPELQNRVFRYFPEEDCARPAEGVPFFLAWPELSRYPHIGIFGGSGSGKSFALRVLVEELIAQGLPAVVFDPHFELSFEQALALEPVFMERTAALSGRWRIFTLGRNVSVRFEDLTVGDLVTLFRAVMDGWTEQMEHCARLLWRQGDSAETYRRRLWLLADTLAQRNRYERAVEALERGEDPAARFFPEDPARQEEFREKLNVYRDYRDSGIAEATAHAVLRRLNYLLQGNLVGSQGTEVIEEALKQGQTCIVRGDARNLCVFATYAIRKLFGLRRRYRDNLQYGDGRSVPYFPPFFLVTDEAHVLAPKPKGEKDFAPARAVIREIAQEGRKYGVFLILATQRPALLDDTVNAQLNTKIILRTVRAQDLDTISRETDLGPHEVARLPYLSSGNAFVSSAILGRTVPVAVRASWTRSPHAEDPFAEWRRHLSACGEDLWPAVRAFLDANRGYLTEVDFAACLNHCQQSLNRRVTEAELRGALERWAADGRLEARPNRAFGGMRYVLRG, from the coding sequence TTGCGGTTAATCGGGATCACCGACCAGCACCGGGCCAAGGTGGCAACCCGGGAGCGGCCCTTTCGGCTGAGCGAGTTCTTGGTAGTCGAGGAGGAAGCGGCGCCCGTTCTGGTTGAGGTGGTGGCCACGCAGGCGGTGAACCCCCTGCTGCCCGATACGGGGCGGGGACCGGGGCTTATCGATGAGGCTACTTTGGGCACGCTGCAGGCGCTCGGCTACAACCCGCAGGGCGAAACCTTTTACCTCGCCGAGGTGCGGGCTACGGCGGAGCTCTCCTGCCCGCTATCGGTGGGGGCGCGGGTGCGGCCCGCCTCTTTCGCCGATGTCCGGGAGCTGCTGCTGCCGCGGGAGACGGCGAATGCGGCGCTTTTGGGGGTGGTGCGGGGGACGGAAGGCTACGCGCTGCCGCCAGAGTTACAGAACCGCGTTTTTCGTTACTTTCCGGAGGAAGATTGCGCCCGGCCGGCGGAAGGAGTACCTTTTTTCCTCGCGTGGCCGGAACTCAGCCGCTACCCCCACATCGGCATCTTTGGGGGTTCCGGTTCCGGGAAGTCTTTCGCCCTGCGGGTGCTGGTAGAGGAGTTGATCGCGCAGGGGCTTCCGGCAGTAGTCTTTGACCCGCATTTTGAACTTAGCTTCGAGCAGGCCCTGGCGCTCGAGCCCGTTTTTATGGAAAGAACGGCGGCCTTGAGCGGCCGGTGGCGGATTTTTACTTTGGGACGCAACGTGAGCGTGCGTTTCGAGGATCTTACGGTGGGGGACCTCGTGACCCTCTTCCGGGCGGTGATGGACGGCTGGACGGAGCAGATGGAGCATTGCGCGCGGCTCCTGTGGCGTCAGGGAGACAGCGCGGAAACTTACCGGCGGCGGTTGTGGCTGTTAGCCGACACGCTCGCCCAGCGGAACCGCTACGAGCGCGCGGTCGAAGCCCTCGAGCGGGGGGAGGACCCGGCGGCGCGGTTCTTCCCCGAGGACCCGGCCCGCCAGGAAGAGTTCCGGGAGAAGCTTAACGTTTACCGGGACTACCGGGATAGCGGCATCGCCGAAGCGACGGCGCACGCGGTGCTGCGACGCCTCAATTACCTCTTGCAGGGCAACCTGGTCGGTTCGCAGGGGACAGAAGTTATAGAAGAGGCATTAAAACAGGGCCAAACCTGCATTGTGCGCGGCGATGCCCGGAATCTATGCGTTTTCGCGACCTACGCCATCCGCAAGCTCTTCGGCCTGCGCCGCCGCTACCGGGACAACCTGCAGTACGGGGACGGGCGGAGCGTCCCTTACTTTCCGCCCTTTTTCCTCGTGACCGACGAGGCGCACGTCTTAGCGCCGAAGCCGAAAGGGGAGAAGGATTTTGCGCCGGCGCGCGCGGTCATCCGGGAAATCGCGCAGGAAGGGCGCAAGTACGGCGTTTTTTTGATTCTGGCAACCCAGCGGCCCGCGCTTCTCGACGACACGGTGAACGCGCAGCTTAACACCAAGATCATCCTGCGGACGGTGCGGGCGCAGGATCTCGACACGATCAGCCGGGAGACGGACCTGGGGCCGCACGAGGTAGCGCGCCTGCCCTATCTCTCGTCCGGGAACGCTTTCGTTTCTTCGGCCATTTTGGGGCGGACGGTGCCGGTGGCGGTGCGGGCTTCTTGGACGCGCAGCCCCCACGCGGAGGACCCCTTTGCGGAGTGGCGGCGCCACCTATCGGCTTGTGGCGAGGACCTCTGGCCGGCGGTACGGGCGTTTTTGGACGCTAACCGGGGTTATCTCACCGAGGTGGATTTCGCGGCCTGCCTCAACCACTGCCAGCAGAGCCTCAACCGGCGGGTGACGGAGGCGGAGCTGCGGGGGGCGCTCGAACGCTGGGCGGCGGACGGGCGGTTGGAGGCGCGGCCAAACCGGGCGTTCGGCGGGATGCGGTACGTGCTGCGTGGTTAG
- the prmA gene encoding 50S ribosomal protein L11 methyltransferase codes for MKWIEIEVTVRPEAVDLVSSLLCELTGYGVEISTGGPGAHSPEAVASLVHVKGYLPEERAGQSEEIIALLSRFVLCPVQVRELPETDWIRLWRSHYRTFRVGKRLVIRPPWEEYAPLPDDLVITLDPGMAFGCGTHPTTQLCLELLERVVKPGDVVCDVGTGSGILAIAAARLGASRVLAVDEDAVAVRVARENVARNGVASVVRVVAGDLLRGVGEPADVIVANIVADVIIAFAPEAARHLKSGGTFIAGGIAAPREAEVTAAIEKYFAVCEVTRRNDWVAVAGVAR; via the coding sequence ATGAAATGGATAGAAATCGAGGTTACGGTGCGGCCGGAAGCGGTGGATCTGGTGAGTTCGCTTCTCTGCGAGTTGACCGGCTACGGCGTGGAAATCAGCACCGGTGGGCCGGGAGCCCATTCTCCGGAGGCGGTAGCAAGCCTGGTGCACGTCAAGGGCTACCTGCCTGAGGAGCGGGCCGGGCAGAGCGAAGAAATTATTGCTCTTCTTTCAAGATTCGTGCTCTGTCCGGTGCAGGTGCGGGAGCTGCCGGAAACGGACTGGATCCGCCTCTGGCGGAGCCACTACCGGACCTTTCGGGTAGGGAAACGCCTCGTTATCCGGCCGCCCTGGGAAGAGTACGCACCGTTGCCGGACGATCTGGTTATCACCCTCGATCCCGGCATGGCCTTCGGCTGCGGCACTCATCCCACCACGCAGCTCTGCCTGGAGTTACTGGAACGGGTGGTGAAGCCGGGAGATGTGGTTTGCGACGTTGGCACCGGCTCCGGCATCCTGGCCATTGCCGCCGCACGCCTTGGTGCCAGCCGGGTCTTGGCGGTGGACGAGGATGCGGTGGCGGTGCGGGTCGCGCGTGAGAACGTGGCCCGCAACGGTGTCGCGTCAGTGGTCCGCGTGGTAGCGGGCGACCTGCTGCGGGGGGTTGGCGAGCCGGCCGACGTCATCGTGGCCAACATTGTCGCCGACGTCATCATCGCCTTCGCTCCCGAAGCGGCGCGGCACCTTAAATCGGGCGGCACGTTTATCGCCGGCGGCATTGCGGCCCCCCGGGAAGCCGAAGTCACGGCGGCGATAGAAAAATATTTCGCGGTCTGCGAAGTCACCCGCCGGAACGACTGGGTGGCCGTAGCGGGGGTGGCCCGGTGA
- a CDS encoding homoserine dehydrogenase produces the protein MDTIGIGLLGFGTVGRGVYRVLQQNRELITNRLGATVEVRKVLVRDPEKDRGIEVPPDLFTADPAAILTDPAVQIVVEVVGGIEAARRYVVEALTRGKSVVTANKDLLAAHGQELFAAAAATGADLFFEASVAGGIPIIKILKEALAGNRIIEVMGIVNGTTNYILTKMSEEGAAFETVLQEAQAKGYAEADPTSDVAGLDAARKIAILASIAFNSRIKLEDVYVEGITRVTPADIRYARELGYVVKLLGIARETPEGIEVRVHPALVPVAHPLAAVRDVFNAVFVRGDAVGDTMFYGRGAGELPTASAVVGDIIAAARNIRYQMRGTTGCTCFETKRVKPITAVETSYYLRLRVTDRPGVLAGIAAAFGNNMVSLAAVIQKTTGEIAELVLVTHRVREANLRAAVEELRRLPTVEAVANIIRVEEWYGG, from the coding sequence GTGGACACAATCGGTATCGGCCTCTTGGGTTTCGGCACCGTGGGGCGCGGCGTTTACCGCGTCCTGCAGCAAAACCGGGAACTAATCACGAACCGCTTGGGCGCTACCGTCGAGGTGCGCAAGGTGCTCGTCCGGGACCCGGAGAAGGACCGGGGCATAGAGGTGCCACCGGACCTCTTTACCGCCGATCCGGCGGCGATTCTCACTGACCCCGCCGTTCAGATCGTGGTTGAAGTGGTGGGGGGCATTGAGGCGGCCCGCCGCTACGTGGTAGAAGCCTTAACCCGGGGAAAAAGCGTGGTGACGGCCAACAAGGACCTTCTCGCCGCCCACGGGCAGGAACTCTTTGCCGCCGCTGCGGCGACCGGGGCCGACCTCTTCTTTGAGGCGAGCGTCGCCGGCGGTATCCCCATCATCAAGATCCTTAAAGAAGCGCTGGCGGGCAACCGCATCATAGAAGTGATGGGGATTGTCAACGGTACCACCAACTACATCCTAACCAAGATGAGCGAGGAAGGGGCCGCGTTCGAGACGGTCCTGCAAGAAGCGCAGGCGAAAGGATACGCCGAGGCCGACCCGACCAGCGACGTTGCGGGACTCGATGCCGCCCGTAAGATCGCCATCCTCGCCTCCATCGCCTTCAACTCCCGCATAAAGTTAGAAGACGTTTACGTTGAGGGCATCACGCGGGTAACGCCCGCGGATATTCGCTACGCCCGCGAATTAGGCTACGTGGTGAAACTCTTAGGCATTGCCCGCGAAACGCCGGAGGGGATCGAGGTGCGGGTTCACCCGGCCCTGGTGCCGGTCGCGCACCCGCTCGCGGCGGTGCGGGACGTCTTCAACGCCGTTTTTGTGCGGGGGGACGCAGTCGGCGACACGATGTTTTACGGGCGCGGCGCCGGCGAACTTCCCACGGCCAGCGCGGTGGTCGGGGATATCATCGCCGCGGCCCGGAACATCCGCTACCAGATGCGGGGAACGACGGGGTGCACCTGTTTTGAAACCAAGCGGGTGAAACCGATTACGGCGGTGGAAACCTCCTATTACCTCCGCCTCCGCGTGACGGATAGACCGGGCGTTCTGGCCGGCATCGCCGCCGCCTTCGGGAATAATATGGTGAGCCTGGCGGCGGTGATCCAGAAGACGACGGGCGAAATCGCGGAATTAGTGCTCGTCACCCACCGGGTGCGCGAGGCAAATCTGCGGGCCGCGGTCGAAGAACTGCGCCGGCTGCCGACCGTGGAAGCGGTGGCCAACATCATCCGGGTCGAAGAGTGGTATGGCGGTTAG
- a CDS encoding aspartate kinase: MLIVQKFGGSSVANPERIKRVADRVWRTRQEGNEVVVVVSAMGDTTDELIALARQLSDDPAAREMDQLLATGEQVSIALLTMALHELGAQAVSLTGPQAGIATDGVYGKAAITGVAAARLRAELAAGKIVVVAGFQGLAPNGDVTTLGRGGSDTTAVAIAAALQADRCEIYTDVDGVYTADPRVVPEASKLPVISHDEMLELASLGAVVLHPRSVELAKLYGVPLVVRSSFNDNPGTLVKEDDGMERAHMVSGVAHDLNVAKIGIFDVLDQPGIAYRLFAALAEEKINVDMIIQGATRNGRNDIAFTVSRTDLKKALAVVEKVKEAVGAKGYTYDDRVAKVSIVGAGMITRPGVAAAMFEALSAEGINIEMISTSEIKVSCVIKESEAQRAVQALHRKFGLDAVGQN, from the coding sequence ATGCTTATTGTTCAGAAGTTCGGCGGCAGTTCGGTGGCCAATCCGGAGCGGATCAAGCGCGTTGCTGACCGGGTCTGGCGCACGCGCCAGGAAGGGAACGAGGTGGTAGTGGTTGTTTCCGCTATGGGCGATACTACGGACGAGCTTATCGCCCTTGCCCGGCAGTTAAGCGATGATCCCGCGGCGCGCGAGATGGACCAGCTCTTAGCAACGGGCGAGCAGGTATCCATCGCCCTGTTGACCATGGCCCTCCACGAATTAGGCGCCCAGGCGGTTTCGCTCACCGGGCCGCAGGCCGGTATCGCTACCGACGGTGTCTACGGCAAGGCGGCGATTACGGGGGTTGCTGCGGCACGACTCCGCGCGGAACTCGCTGCGGGGAAAATCGTCGTGGTGGCCGGCTTTCAGGGCCTCGCGCCCAACGGCGACGTCACGACCCTCGGACGGGGCGGCTCCGACACGACCGCGGTAGCCATAGCGGCGGCGCTCCAAGCAGACCGCTGTGAGATTTACACCGACGTGGACGGGGTTTATACCGCGGATCCCCGGGTGGTACCGGAAGCAAGCAAGCTGCCGGTGATCTCCCACGACGAGATGTTAGAGCTTGCCAGCCTCGGTGCGGTGGTCCTCCACCCGCGCTCGGTAGAATTAGCAAAACTTTACGGGGTGCCGTTAGTGGTGCGGTCGAGCTTCAACGACAATCCGGGAACACTCGTTAAGGAGGATGACGGGATGGAACGCGCGCACATGGTGAGCGGCGTCGCGCACGATCTGAACGTCGCCAAAATCGGCATCTTCGACGTGCTGGACCAGCCGGGGATCGCGTACCGGCTTTTCGCCGCGCTGGCCGAAGAAAAGATTAACGTCGACATGATCATCCAGGGGGCGACCCGCAACGGCCGGAACGACATCGCTTTCACCGTTTCCCGGACCGATCTAAAAAAGGCGCTGGCCGTGGTCGAAAAGGTGAAGGAGGCCGTCGGCGCCAAAGGCTACACTTACGACGACCGGGTAGCGAAGGTTTCGATTGTGGGCGCCGGGATGATCACCCGGCCCGGAGTGGCGGCGGCGATGTTCGAAGCGCTGAGCGCGGAAGGGATAAATATCGAGATGATCAGCACCTCAGAGATCAAGGTTTCCTGCGTGATTAAGGAGAGCGAGGCTCAGAGGGCGGTGCAGGCGCTGCACAGGAAGTTCGGGCTCGACGCGGTGGGGCAGAACTAA
- a CDS encoding lytic transglycosylase domain-containing protein, giving the protein MREIDFPPNGWDDVASFQPRDFLAAVTESSPSCRMNDELYGAVFRAAGRRYALSPALLRAIGAVLSGKRADFVSSSGKMGIMQLSPEVARFLRLQNPFDPVENIFGAARYLRLLLDRHDGNFRAALAAYYAGAAPGAATPGDASSREAEEFVTRVLALAAVEAGRQKKRPKGEILAELARLLQNGAKGGRADRA; this is encoded by the coding sequence GTGCGGGAGATCGATTTTCCGCCGAACGGGTGGGACGACGTCGCCTCTTTTCAGCCGCGCGACTTCCTTGCTGCTGTCACCGAATCATCTCCGTCCTGCCGGATGAACGATGAGCTTTACGGTGCCGTCTTCCGCGCGGCCGGCCGGCGTTACGCGCTTTCCCCAGCGTTATTGCGGGCCATCGGTGCCGTGCTTTCGGGGAAAAGGGCGGACTTTGTCTCTTCCAGCGGGAAAATGGGAATCATGCAGCTTTCTCCGGAAGTTGCCAGGTTTCTGAGGCTTCAGAACCCGTTCGACCCGGTCGAGAACATCTTCGGTGCGGCGCGCTACCTGCGGTTGCTCCTTGACCGGCACGACGGGAATTTCCGGGCGGCGCTTGCGGCTTACTATGCGGGCGCCGCGCCCGGCGCGGCGACTCCGGGTGACGCCTCCTCCCGGGAGGCGGAGGAATTTGTTACCCGGGTGCTGGCTCTGGCGGCGGTGGAGGCCGGGCGCCAGAAAAAGCGCCCGAAAGGGGAAATACTTGCGGAACTTGCCCGGTTACTCCAAAACGGCGCGAAAGGCGGCCGGGCTGACAGGGCCTGA
- a CDS encoding AAA family ATPase, whose translation MRLKRLILENFQSHRYTEIDLAPAVTVLLGESDQGKSAVVRALRWLFYNRPQGANFIRVGADYCRVTAEFAGGLVIVRERRGKTNRYVIRRPGQEPLVLEGFGREVPEQVEELTGVRPLKLEGASFELHVAHQLDPPFLLTESPAVRARAVGHLSGTHLFDAADRKAARLAAELARLRGELEEKAGALRVQIAGFADLPELEARFEGCADLYRRSEAAAAKVSRLVALREEYGGLCRGMREAAELLRQVPEPEELRRRGETAAQKVSRCLRVRELREARGRALGLLCAVRETLAATATVREAEAGALSAAALIERLAALRRKGGEWLALRSERDEIRANLATLTVVPQAEGRLLEIGERLARLAKLRTLAERRRDTSRHLARVAAALAALDGVPVAGRLWEQVAAHARLAEKLRRLLRDYAATQRQLAAAAGSLAAARKEVAERARELRALLAKAQRCPLCLAPLSAARVAEILRRELGEDAADG comes from the coding sequence TTGCGTCTCAAGCGTTTGATCCTCGAAAATTTCCAGTCGCACCGCTACACGGAGATCGACCTGGCCCCAGCGGTGACGGTACTGCTCGGGGAGTCAGACCAGGGGAAATCGGCCGTTGTCCGGGCGCTGCGGTGGCTTTTTTACAATAGGCCCCAGGGGGCAAATTTTATCCGGGTGGGCGCGGATTACTGCCGGGTGACCGCGGAGTTCGCGGGTGGCCTCGTGATCGTGCGGGAGCGCCGGGGCAAGACCAACCGCTACGTGATCCGCCGCCCCGGGCAGGAACCGCTGGTCCTGGAAGGCTTCGGGCGGGAGGTGCCGGAGCAGGTTGAGGAGCTTACGGGGGTGCGGCCGCTCAAACTCGAAGGGGCGAGCTTCGAGCTTCACGTGGCCCACCAACTCGACCCGCCGTTTCTTCTAACGGAGAGCCCGGCGGTGCGGGCGCGGGCGGTAGGGCACCTTTCCGGGACGCACCTCTTCGACGCGGCCGACCGCAAGGCCGCCCGGCTGGCGGCGGAACTGGCGCGCCTGCGGGGGGAATTAGAAGAAAAAGCGGGGGCGCTGCGGGTGCAGATCGCGGGATTTGCCGACCTGCCCGAACTTGAGGCGCGTTTCGAGGGTTGTGCCGACCTTTACCGCCGGAGCGAAGCGGCGGCGGCGAAGGTGAGCCGGCTCGTTGCGCTGCGGGAAGAGTACGGCGGCCTGTGCCGGGGGATGCGGGAGGCGGCGGAACTCCTGCGGCAGGTGCCGGAGCCGGAAGAGTTGCGCCGTAGGGGCGAAACCGCGGCGCAGAAGGTTTCCCGCTGTCTCCGGGTGCGGGAGCTTCGGGAGGCGCGGGGGAGGGCCCTCGGGCTTCTATGCGCGGTGCGGGAGACACTGGCCGCGACCGCGACGGTGCGGGAGGCGGAAGCGGGGGCGCTTAGCGCCGCGGCCCTGATCGAGCGGCTGGCGGCCCTGCGGCGCAAAGGCGGCGAGTGGCTGGCACTCAGGTCGGAGCGGGACGAGATCCGCGCGAACCTGGCGACGTTAACGGTGGTCCCGCAGGCTGAAGGGCGGCTCCTTGAGATAGGGGAACGGCTCGCGCGGCTCGCCAAGCTCAGGACCTTGGCCGAGCGGCGGCGGGACACCAGCCGGCACCTGGCGCGGGTTGCGGCGGCGCTTGCCGCTCTCGACGGGGTCCCGGTCGCGGGGCGGCTCTGGGAGCAGGTGGCGGCACACGCCCGCCTGGCGGAGAAGTTGCGGCGGCTCCTGAGGGATTACGCGGCGACGCAGCGACAGCTCGCCGCCGCTGCCGGGAGCCTGGCGGCAGCCCGGAAAGAGGTTGCCGAGCGGGCCCGGGAATTGCGCGCGTTGCTCGCGAAGGCGCAGCGGTGCCCGCTTTGCCTCGCACCTCTTTCCGCCGCGCGCGTGGCGGAAATCCTGCGCCGGGAATTGGGGGAGGATGCTGCTGATGGATGA
- the thrB gene encoding homoserine kinase — MAVSVRVTVPATTANLGAGCDCAGLALALYNKVALTVAGEGLRITVKGEGEKNIPRDERNLVYQAARRVWNTTGFPVPAGVQITLENAIPVGAGLGSSAAAIIGGMLAANAAGGAKLTLQEVLDLAAALEGHPDNVAAALYGGAVVAVVEGKRVLTLRFPVAAELRAVVAVPAFSLPTAQSRRVLPPSYVREEVLFNVARAALLAGALACGRYDLLRVAMQDRLYQPYRAPLVPGLNEVLAAALKAGACGVALSGAGPAVVALTTQDAAAVGDAMEAAFGAAGVQARVLILQPDAAGARVEQF, encoded by the coding sequence ATGGCGGTTAGCGTCAGGGTAACGGTCCCCGCGACCACGGCAAACCTCGGCGCGGGCTGTGACTGCGCCGGCCTCGCCCTCGCGCTCTATAATAAGGTTGCGCTCACCGTGGCCGGAGAGGGGCTCCGGATCACGGTAAAGGGTGAAGGAGAAAAGAACATCCCCCGGGATGAAAGAAACCTGGTCTATCAGGCGGCCAGGCGCGTCTGGAACACGACCGGCTTTCCGGTCCCCGCCGGGGTCCAAATCACGCTCGAAAACGCCATCCCGGTAGGCGCAGGCCTCGGTTCGAGCGCCGCAGCGATCATCGGCGGGATGTTAGCGGCAAACGCCGCCGGCGGCGCAAAGCTGACCCTTCAGGAAGTACTGGATTTAGCGGCCGCGCTGGAAGGGCACCCGGATAACGTAGCGGCAGCGCTCTACGGGGGCGCCGTCGTGGCGGTTGTTGAAGGGAAGCGGGTCCTGACTCTCAGGTTCCCGGTAGCGGCAGAACTGCGGGCCGTGGTAGCCGTTCCTGCTTTCTCCCTCCCTACCGCGCAATCCCGGCGGGTTCTGCCCCCCTCTTACGTGCGGGAGGAGGTCCTCTTTAATGTCGCGCGGGCAGCCCTCCTGGCCGGCGCACTGGCCTGCGGGCGCTACGACCTGCTACGGGTGGCAATGCAAGACCGGCTCTACCAGCCCTACCGCGCCCCGCTGGTACCCGGACTGAACGAAGTACTCGCCGCCGCCCTTAAAGCAGGCGCCTGCGGGGTGGCTTTAAGCGGCGCGGGACCCGCGGTGGTGGCGCTAACCACGCAGGACGCCGCGGCCGTTGGCGACGCGATGGAGGCCGCTTTTGGGGCCGCGGGGGTTCAGGCGCGGGTTTTGATTCTGCAACCGGACGCGGCCGGCGCCCGGGTGGAGCAGTTTTAG
- a CDS encoding DNA double-strand break repair nuclease NurA produces the protein MLIANEGALAELKRFGAALAAFQRPPAGAVREALCKVGRFIPVAPREPERAVVAVDGSCQTIGTTYPCFLALIQAVALPLPPVGEPAVGHRLFSPLLPEERAVLEAAGGAQPAETAAELRVKALMAELELTVALEVAGRVRGALTLLDGGFVHFRARAAAPFARLTEAVAAGAGVLIGVIEEVSSRLLGEAVGDLWPAGHCPYDREILYGCLEVGEAFVVGPGLSKGEGTGTVFARFGAHPQPVAFDFLRVQEEAVLAALGMLRALTPGDGRGVPAPVDLADRYVRLTAAEVEQLVAAAVPAALRELLLTAHRTRRAL, from the coding sequence TTGCTGATTGCGAATGAAGGGGCGCTGGCGGAGCTCAAACGTTTCGGCGCGGCGCTTGCCGCCTTTCAGCGGCCGCCGGCAGGGGCGGTCCGGGAGGCGCTCTGCAAGGTCGGGCGTTTTATCCCGGTGGCGCCGCGGGAACCCGAGCGGGCGGTGGTGGCGGTGGATGGCTCCTGCCAGACAATAGGGACAACCTACCCCTGCTTTTTGGCGTTGATTCAGGCGGTGGCGCTGCCCCTGCCCCCTGTGGGGGAGCCGGCGGTAGGCCACCGGCTTTTTTCGCCGTTGCTTCCCGAAGAACGGGCGGTGCTTGAGGCGGCGGGCGGGGCGCAACCGGCCGAGACGGCGGCCGAACTGCGGGTTAAGGCGCTTATGGCCGAGCTGGAGCTCACGGTGGCGCTTGAAGTCGCCGGCCGCGTGCGGGGGGCGCTCACGCTGCTTGACGGCGGTTTTGTCCATTTTCGGGCGCGGGCGGCGGCGCCTTTTGCCCGGCTAACAGAGGCGGTTGCGGCCGGCGCCGGGGTGCTCATCGGCGTGATCGAGGAGGTTTCGAGCCGGCTGTTAGGTGAAGCGGTGGGCGACCTCTGGCCTGCCGGGCACTGCCCCTACGACCGGGAGATCCTCTACGGCTGCCTGGAGGTCGGGGAGGCTTTCGTTGTCGGGCCGGGGCTGAGTAAAGGGGAGGGGACGGGGACCGTTTTCGCCCGCTTCGGGGCGCACCCGCAGCCGGTAGCTTTCGATTTCTTACGGGTGCAGGAGGAGGCGGTCCTGGCGGCTTTAGGGATGTTGCGGGCGTTGACGCCAGGGGACGGGCGGGGCGTTCCGGCGCCGGTGGACCTCGCCGACCGTTACGTGCGGCTGACGGCGGCGGAGGTGGAGCAACTGGTGGCGGCAGCCGTTCCGGCGGCGCTGCGGGAATTGTTGCTGACGGCGCACCGGACGCGGCGCGCGCTTTAA